gagtcttctccaacaccacagttcaaaagcatcaattctttggtgctcagctttctttaaacaaaaccttttttttctttcaaacaaaaccttgtgctcaccagggtccaggagaaaggagcagtaacccaacaagagactgacccagacttgcctgtgagtatcCAAGAGTCCCcaccagagatgtgggttggcGGTGGCTTGCTGCAAGGTTGGAGGCACTGaatgcagcagtgtgtgcatgggaccctttgaaggaggtcaccattatcttcattacctccaccatagtttggtctcaggacaaacaacagggagggaacacagccctgcccattgacagaaaattggattaaagatttcctGAGCATGGCCCAGCCcaacagaacaagacccagtttccctcacagtcagtctcttccatcaggaagcttctataagcctcttattcttatccatcagagagcaggacagaatgaaaaccacaattacagaaaactaattaAACTGATcttatggaccacagccctgtctaactcaatgaaacaatgagCCATGCGGTGTAGGGACACCCCAGACGGATGGGTCAtgacaaaacatggtctactggagaagggaatggcaaaccacttgagtattcttgctttgagaaccccatgaacagtatgaaaagtacTCTATGGTACAGGCATATTCAACAGGGCATCCAAAGCTGTTGGTATTTTTGCAAAGGTTATGTCATATTAGCTGtcatgatatatttatttaaacagcCTTGGTAGTTTGGGTCACAGTTTGAGAGTGCCTAAAAGTTTGAGACTGGGCTTGTTTGTACTCGCTCATATATTCGTGTGCAGGTAACATTGTTCACCACATTTTCCTTGAAGACAAACAAAGGACAAGATATTTCAGTACTGCTGGTGAAACTGACATTTAGCAAAAGGCAAACTAATTGCTATGCATACATACATTCCTTAAAAATCAGAAGAAGAAATCTATAGACAAGTATAAATCAAAACTATTTACTGAGTGATTTTgccatgtatacatatataagattTGGCActaataaaacagaatatttcactagtggtaaagtaaTATTCTACTTAAAAtaagagtatatatatacatacatataaaaataacatattatatatgatatatatgacacaatgtgtaaatatatgtgtatatacatatacaggtatATATACAGAAAAGGATTATTTATATGAacttgaaatcttttttaaaacatttttaaatgcctacattgaagcatttttatagatactctatatttttcaaataataatataCATCAATACAGTATTTCATGATTTTCAGAGTACTGATATACACATGATGGTATTTAATTCTacccaaaaaatttttttctacattttgaaGGCGATAAAACTGAATCTTGAAGAAGATGAATGACTTTTCCAAAGTCATGTAAGAACTAAACACAGAGATGGAAATCCATGTCTTCAGATTCTGAATCTAATATTTTTTCTAATGAACTATAAAACCTATTTGTTTAGTGATTAAGGTCTTTATAGAAAGCAATAAAATCAATTAGCCTTTGTCTTCCACTTCCTACTTTATAAGGGAATGTActcctttgttgaaaaaaatatcCTTACATTAAGACATgaggatagattttttttaatatttccttagaAAGGACTATTTTATACTGTGTCCAGAACtaccattttattcattttagtgGAGGTAGGGTTTGAGAAGAAGAGAATCATGGACATGTTCCCTCCattctttacaaatgagaaagatGACTGGGGAAGCCATCCTGAGAGGAGCAGGATAGACTAAAAAAATATAGACGTTGGAATTAAGTCAACCTGGATTAACCCCAGCACCGCCAAATTTTTGCAACCAAATATCCTCAAGTAAGTCAGTGTCTGATTCTCAATTTCCCCACCTGTTAAGTGGATTAAATAATCTTATTTCACAGGAGTATTGTGAATATTGgttaaataatacatgaaaacatGGGGACATGGTAGCCATTAAATGTTAGTTTTTACTTGTGTCAGTTGATCTAGACATCAAACAGACAGCACTTAATCTTTGCCTCTCTAagtttaaatttccttttcatgCTTTCGCTTGGTTTTGATctggaaaactcttgagaaatTCACCCTGGTGTGAAGCAAAGGATCAGCAACAATTCTCAATCCCTGCTGAAATCTTTCTTGCACAAATATGTGCTTGTTTTGGCTTCCACACCAATCCAAAAATTAGgcaagacaatttttaaaattctctctagGTTTTTAGCTTCTCAATCCTTGCACATTTTCTAATCTTTATGATCATATATCTATCTGCCAatatcccccacccccattcttataaagcaagaggaaaaagaaaaattacattcaCTCCTATTGTTTTAGAACAAGCTGAGTGATTTTATATACAGttattgtgtgcatgctcaatcacttcagtcatgtccaactctttgagaccctatggactgtagtccatcatgctcctctgtccttgggattctccaggcaagaatactggagtgggttcccataccCTTGTCCAGgcaatcttctcaacccaggggtcgagcctgcatatcctgcatctcttgcattgcaggtggattcgttacccactgagccacctgggaagcccatatataggtgttagaaaaaatgagaaacagcTCACTCACCACCACCATTTTCTCATCCACCAACTTCCTCCTTATGGtgatctctttgccatcccaGTCCTGAACCTGAATCAAGGAGTCATCATCTAAGATTACCGTACTCTGAAAAACAGACAAGGCCAAATTCAGCTCAGACTGTGGCATATGAATCCTAAAATTTTATCAGGAGACAAATTCTTTTCAGCTGTTGTGATATTCTCAGGTAGTTTTAGAATGGTGTTTACAATTCCATTTATTTTGAGACTTCATCAACAGTAAATTTGTTGGCTGATTATTCTGggggaaaagattttaaaagagtaaaaactAAATATTACCTTGAGAAGTAGGTaaagtttttacaaaatatatctTATTGTACAGGCCAAGTATATCTTTTTTGTGTAAAGAATCACAAGTGAGtttcaactttaaaaacataTGTGAAGCTAATTCAAACTCCCAATGTGAGATCCCATTTCCTCTTCTTACTCCAacgatataaaaataattatagtgtcgtgggaatataaaatggtgtggCATGTATTACAGTGAAAAATGATGGGATTTGGAGAGCTTCTAGTTGatgaacatattattttttaataagtgtatttgtttacttatttatttttggctgtgttgggtcttcactgctttgctcaggcttttctctagttgcaacaagcaggggttactctctagttgcgatgtgagggcttctcactgtggtggcttctcttgacgTGGAACACAAgctctagagtgtgtgggctcaggaCTTATGGTTGCCGGGCTCTAAAGCGTGGGTGAAACaatcgtggagcacaggcttggttgcccttcagcatgtgggatcttcctagaacagggattgaactcgtgtttcctacaatggcaggtggattctttaccactgatccactgatccaccagggaagccctgatgaacATAATAACGTGCTGGGAAGGTTGTGTACCTGGAGGGGTATGGAAACTTCAAACCATTTCCCACATACCTTGTCTTATGCATTTCTTCCCTTTGGTTGTTCCTGAGTtgtatgttttataataaaatggtaaCAGAGAGTAAAATAGTCAAATAGtaaaatagtcaaataaataataaatagaaatgataataatTGTTAACAACAACAGTAGCGAGCACTTTCGTAGCATTATTTATTGTGTCTGAGGCACTCTTCAAGAGTATTAACATATTAATTCatgtaattctcacaacagccttACGACATAAGTGCTATaattattgggcttccccagtggctcagggataaagaatccacctgccaatgcaggaggcacaggaggtgcaggttctattcctgagttgggaagatcccctaaagaaggaaatgacaacccactccagtattcttgccgggctaatcccatggacagagaaacctggagggctatagtcccttaggtcacagagagttgggcatgactgagtacacacactcTATAATTATCCCCTTTTGCAAATGAAATGACTGAGTCAGCATGAGTCTGTGACTTACTCATAGCCACATGGTTGATTGATTGATTGGTGGCAGAGGTGGGATTTACACCCACACAATCCTGACCCAGAGTTTGCAGCCTGCTCCTCAAAGTTTAGAGATAACTCTGTTTAAACTCTATtgtagttcaattcagttgctcagttgtgtccaactctttgagaccccatggataaCTTGCAGCATGCCAacattccctgtccatcaccaactcccagagcttgctcaaactcatgtcccttgagttggtgatgccatccaaccatctcatcctgtcatccccttcttctcctgccttcggtctttcccagcatcagggtattttccaatgagtcagttcttcacatcaggtggcaaagaattggtgctttggcttcagtatcagtccttccagtgaagttATGacttcaggacttatttcctttaggattgactgatttaatctccttgctgtccaaaacacccttaagagtcttctccaagaccacagttcaaaagcatccattcttcgacacccagctttctttacggtcctaTTATCACAGccatatatggctactggaaaagctTACATCTCAGAGTTTATGCATCCACTGAGCTGGGTTTTTCTACCAAAATTATTTACAGTCTGTCCTGTGATAGAGATAATGATAGTTATCAAATTTCCTTTCTGCACTTCTATACTTTCCAGTCTTTTTGTTctagtagtttctttttttttatttagtatagacatctttattaaacatttttggtCAAAATTCTTCCATTTGATATTATACAGGAATGTGAAGTCTCATATTATTTAACAGAAATCTGATAATGTGGTAGTCAGTTCCTTTTATTAGGACTTCACTCTCCATATTGTTTAACAATCTTCTATTGAGTGCTTTCAttcaaatgataaatatttattgggcaaatattaatattatgtgaCATCACTAGGTTCTGTGAAACAGAACAGACAAGACATCCTTTCTTGGAAGAGCTTACATCCTAGTGTAGGGGAACagacaataaacataaaatataaataaattgtgTAATATAGGTAAATTGTATATTCAAGTTGGAGCCCATTAGTGAAAGTGTGTGTCAATTCCAGGTGTAGACAATAAAATGCCTAGTGTCTCTTTCCCTATTTTGTTGACTGAGATCACAAACTTCAGACAGTCCAGCTACAGGTTAGTTTAATCTCCTTTAGCCTGGTCCCTGGAGAAATTAAGAGGGGTAGATACTCTATGCCCCCatctccagcctcctcctccccaaAGAAACTTCTCCAACTCCATCACAACACTGAATATATACTATGAGTTAGAACTCCAATTGTGTAAGCACTGAGAGCTTGTGGATAGTTTGTTCCTGTGGTATAACTTCACCTATATCTgctaatgggcttcccatgtggcacagtggtaaagaatctgcctgccaatgcaaaagacacaagagacttggatCTGATGGATTTGATcaatgggtcgggaagatcccctggagaaggaaatggcaacccaatccagtattcttgcctggagaatcccatgaacaaaggagcctggtgggctacagtccacggagttgcatagagtcagacatgactgatcatgcacacacatacacacacatgcatgccaaCTAATACAAGTTTTTTATTCATTGTAAATCCATGTATGGAAAACTGCTACAAAATAGGAAGGCAGACCTTTTGTTTCTGAGGTCTAAAAATGATTCTGAAAGTGTTTTCTGTTCAATATTTGCATAAGAATTGTTAAAAACACCATTTTCAGGTCTGGTCCACAGCCTCTGATGATGGAATCTGGAAGTAGGCATTTTTTACCAACAAGCCATGAGATttgtatgtatattaaaatttgagTTCCTGAGACCAAGATTTAAACCAAAAGTTTATCTAACACACTTTAGATATGTTCACCATTATTGCTTACTTACCTGGGAAGATTTCAAAATTAACATTCGTAATTAAATTTATCTGAAAGTGTGTTGAAGGCCTCACCTTGGTTTTATGGCCACCTGGTGTGGTTTCCTCAAATTCTTCTCCCAGTTTGAAggagatttcattatttttaaagatgctttTGGTTTTTATAGTGATCAGATCTTCCTGTGTCATGATGGTCACAGTGGGCTTTGCCAGACAGCCAAGTTTCCTGCTGGCTCTTCCTATTCCTGGAAACCAGATAAAAGGACACAGTGATTAAATCTGTTGTTGTCTCCAAAGACTTTCATTAGCTGTATATGTTAATTAGGAGGTTTTAGAGTTAAACAGATTTGATTCTGCTTGAACTCAGACTTCTAAGCTAGTAACACCATTATATGTTAATATAGGGTATTTTTTTGCAGAAAAAACAATCTATCTCCAGTTTTATCTAAGAGCTGTCATGTTTTCTGGTCCAGTAGCTATTAATCCTATTGTTTCATGAACCCTTTTGAAAATTTGCTTAAAGATATGAACcatctccttattttaaaaatgtacccaTTTACATTGAGACAAAACCCTTTGGCATGAGTTCTTCCAGATCTTTATTTATTCTTACATTCTTTTATGTTCACATGTATAGGGTTTGTTTTTATCTATTATGTATTTTTACTGTtgtgaaatatatataacataaaacttatcattttaaccattttaaat
Above is a genomic segment from Odocoileus virginianus isolate 20LAN1187 ecotype Illinois chromosome 15, Ovbor_1.2, whole genome shotgun sequence containing:
- the FABP12 gene encoding fatty acid-binding protein 12; this encodes MVELFQGTWKSISCENFEEYMKELGIGRASRKLGCLAKPTVTIMTQEDLITIKTKSIFKNNEISFKLGEEFEETTPGGHKTKSTVILDDDSLIQVQDWDGKEITIRRKLVDEKMVVENVVNNVTCTRIYERVQTSPVSNF